From one Lolium rigidum isolate FL_2022 chromosome 4, APGP_CSIRO_Lrig_0.1, whole genome shotgun sequence genomic stretch:
- the LOC124649420 gene encoding metallothionein-like protein 1: MSCNCGSSCGCGSNCNCGKMYPDLEDKSAATIVVLGAGPAKAQFEEAAESGEAGHGCSCGANCKCNPCNC; the protein is encoded by the exons ATGTCTTGCAACTGTGGATCAAGCTGCGGCTGCGGCTCAAACTGCAACTGCGG CAAGATGTACCCTGACTTGGAGGACaagagcgccgccaccatcgtcgtCCTCGGCGCCGGGCCAGCGAAGGCACAGTTCGAGGAGGCCGCCGAGTCCGGTGAGGCCGGCCATGGCTGCAGCTGCGGCGCCAACTGCAAGTGCAACCCTTGCAACTGCTAA
- the LOC124649372 gene encoding 60S ribosomal protein L29-1-like: MAKSKNHTAHNQSYKAHRNGIKKPKRQRQASTKGMDPKFLRNLRYSRKHNKKGGEEVQD, translated from the exons ATGGCCAAGTCGAAGAACCACACGGCGCACAACCAGTCGTACAAGGCGCACAGGAACGGCATCAAGAAGCCCAAGCGCCAGCGCCAGGCCTCCACCAAGGGG ATGGACCCGAAGTTCCTGAGGAACCTGAGGTACTCCAGGAAGCACAACAAGAAGGGTGGTGAGGAGGTTCAGGACTAA
- the LOC124705482 gene encoding metallothionein-like protein 1: protein MSCNCGSSCGCGSNCNCGKMYPDLEEKRGATMQATVVVLGAGPAKAQFEEAAESVEAGHGCSCGANCKCNPCNC, encoded by the exons ATGTCTTGCAACTGTGGATCAAGCTGCGGCTGCGGCTCAAACTGCAACTGCGG CAAGATGTACCCTGACTTGGAAGAGAAGAGGGGCGCCACCATGCAGGCCaccgtcgtcgtcctcggcgcTGGGCCTGCCAAGGCGCAGTTTGAGGAGGCCGCCGAGTCCGTCGAGGCTGGCCATGGTTGCAGCTGCGGTGCCAACTGCAAGTGCAACCCTTGCAACTGCTAA